The genomic window GGCAGGCCCTCGTCTATCTGGCCCACTGGCACTACGGAGTCCCGCTCACCCACCGCTTCGTCGGCTACGACACGGACTTCGAGATCACCGATCCGGGGGCCCTGCACGTGGGCGGCCGGCCGATGCCGGTGGAGCTCGAAGCGCGGTGGCACTGGACCGACAACCGGCCGCCCCGGCGCTACGGCGCCAGGCTCGAGGTGCGGCTCTCGGTCGCCGGCCGCACCTGCGGCCGCGGCAGTCTGCGGGTCGTGGCGGTCGACGAGCGCAGCTACCGGATTCTCCGCCGGCGCAGCGGTGCGGCCGGACCGGGTGCCGTCATGCCCGTGGCGTCGCCCCAGCGACTGGAGCCGGGGCCGGTCGGCCGGCTGCGCGCCAAGGACAGTGTGCTGGCGCCCGGTCCGGCGCCGGACGAGTGGCAGCTGCGGGTCGATCTGGACCACGCGATTCTCTTCGACCACCCCACCGATCACCTGCCCGTGATGGTGCTGCTCGAAGGGTTCCGTCAGCTGGGGCACCTGCTGACCCATGACGGGGCGGCCCCGCAGGCCGGCCCTGCGTACGCGCTCGTGGCGGCGGCCGTCGACTGCCTCGCCTGGGGTGAACTCGACGTGCCCACCCGCCTCGTCGTGCGCGAGGACGTCACCGGACCGGGAACACCGGGAGTACTGGGGACGCCGGGAACACCGGGAGCACCGGGAGTACAGGCGACACCGGGAGAGCCGGCCGAGCGCCGGCTGCGCT from Streptomyces formicae includes these protein-coding regions:
- a CDS encoding ScbA/BarX family gamma-butyrolactone biosynthesis protein — translated: MRQDPELAFQRTVSRRLVHRAAVAEVFVTDAVVLGEDHFLVGSQWPRDHALYHPDAHRRSDPLLFAETIRQALVYLAHWHYGVPLTHRFVGYDTDFEITDPGALHVGGRPMPVELEARWHWTDNRPPRRYGARLEVRLSVAGRTCGRGSLRVVAVDERSYRILRRRSGAAGPGAVMPVASPQRLEPGPVGRLRAKDSVLAPGPAPDEWQLRVDLDHAILFDHPTDHLPVMVLLEGFRQLGHLLTHDGAAPQAGPAYALVAAAVDCLAWGELDVPTRLVVREDVTGPGTPGVLGTPGTPGAPGVQATPGEPAERRLRFDAIQADTLIATCGSVWAPVQLEAAEDQPCGVEEKKSGLEERPSGVPVPCV